A stretch of the Aegilops tauschii subsp. strangulata cultivar AL8/78 chromosome 4, Aet v6.0, whole genome shotgun sequence genome encodes the following:
- the LOC109743087 gene encoding protein ZINC INDUCED FACILITATOR-LIKE 1 isoform X2 — protein MIRDLHVAKRTEDIGFYAGFVGASFMFGRFLTATIWGIAADRIGRKPVILFSVFSVVVFNTLFGLSVTYWMAIATRFLMGALNGLLGPIKAYSIEVCRPEHEALALSLVSTSWAIGLIIGPALGGYLALPAEKYPNIFSPDSFFGRFPYFLPCLCTSVFAAVVLIGCLWMPETLHKHKASENGKQSVEAVEAHLIDPQEKVEESASVDTKKSLFKNWPLMSSIIVYCIFSYHDMAYTEVFSLWAESDKKYGGLGLSSEDVGQTLGITGGSLLVYQMFIYPRINKVLGPIKCCQIAAALCIPILFAYPYMTYLSGPALSVILTIASVLKNDIAATIITSIFILQNNAVSQDQRGAANGLAMTAMSLFKAVAPAGAGIVFSWAQTRQHTFFLPGDHMVFFLLNMIELLGLVLTFKPFLAVPEHNDRN, from the exons ATG ATAAGAGACTTGCATGTTGCAAAAAGAACAGAAGATATTGGGTTCTATGCTGGGTTTGTAG GTGCTTCTTTTATGTTCGGAAGATTTTTGACGGCAACTATTTGGGGAATAGCAGCAGACCGTATTGGGAGGAAGCCAGTTATTCTGTTCAGCGTTTTCTCCGT GGTAGTATTTAATACTTTGTTTGGGCTTAGTGTCACCTATTGGATGGCGATAGCTACAAGGTTTCTCATGGGTGCATTGAATGGCTTACTCGGACCAATAAAG GCTTATTCTATTGAAGTTTGCCGACCCGAACATGAAGCTCTAGCACTATCACTT GTTAGCACATCATGGGCAATAGGTCTCATCATTGGTCCTGCTCTTGGAGGCTACCTTGCACTG CCTGCAGAAAAGTATCCAAATATCTTTTCGCCTGACTCATTCTTTGGAAG GTTCCCGTACTTCTTACCATGCTTATGCACATCAGTCTTTGCTGCCGTTGTTCTGATAGGCTGCCTATGGATGCCG GAAACATTACACAAGCATAAAGCCAGTGAAAATGGCAAACAAAGTGTTGAAGCTGTGGAGGCCCATCTGATTGATCCGCAAGAAAAGGTCGAAGAAAGTGCCAGTGTAGATACCAAGAAGAGCTTATTCAAGAATTGGCCATTGATGTCTTCCATAATTGTTTATTGCATCTTCTCCTATCATGACATGGCCTATACAGAG GTGTTCTCTCTATGGGCTGAAAGTGACAAGAAGTATGGTGGACTGGGTTTATCGTCCGAAGATGTAGGCCAAACGCTCGGAATAACAG GTGGCAGTTTGCTTGTGTATCAAATGTTCATATACCCACGCATCAATAAAGTTCTTGGACCGATCAAATGTTGTCAAATCGCAGCC GCTCTGTGCATACCTATTCTATTCGCCTATCCCTATATGACATACCTGTCAGGACCTGCATTATCAGTCATTCTGACTATTGCATCAGTCTTAAAAAATGATATTGCT GCTACCATCATTACAAGCATCTTCATCCTTCAAAACAACGCTGTG TCTCAGGACCAAAGAGGAGCAGCAAATGGATTAGCCATGACTGCAATGTCCCTTTTCAAGGCAGTTGCTCCTGCAGGCGCCGGCATTGT GTTCTCATGGGCGCAGACACGCCAACATACTTTCTTCCTTCCAG GTGATCATATGGTGTTCTTTTTGCTGAACATGATAGAGCTCCTGGGACTTGTCCTCACGTTCAAACCCTTCCTCGCCGTGCCAGAGCACAACGATAGAAACTAG